A genomic segment from Desulfurispirillum indicum S5 encodes:
- the kdsA gene encoding 3-deoxy-8-phosphooctulonate synthase yields the protein MRIRISPTIELANDKPFVLFGGINVLEDLDSSLHACEAYVKATDALGIPYVFKASFDKANRSSIHSYRGVGLEEGLRIFETVKERFGVAVITDIHEVEQVKPAAEVIDVLQLPAFLARQTDLVVAIARAGKPINVKKPQFLSPTQMGNIVSKCREAGNDQVILCERGTCFGYDNLVVDMLGFRQMRQATGNCPVIFDVTHSLQCRDPLGTASGGRRAQALELARSGMAIGLAGLFLEAHRDPDQARCDGPSALPLHMLHPFLEQVKAVDDLVKSLPVLDIH from the coding sequence ATGCGTATCCGCATCTCCCCAACTATAGAGCTGGCCAATGACAAGCCCTTTGTGCTCTTTGGCGGCATCAACGTCCTGGAAGACCTGGACTCAAGCCTTCACGCCTGCGAAGCCTATGTCAAAGCCACCGACGCCCTTGGGATACCTTACGTTTTTAAGGCGTCCTTTGACAAGGCCAACCGCTCCTCCATTCACTCCTATCGGGGTGTCGGACTGGAGGAGGGTTTGCGTATTTTTGAAACAGTTAAAGAGCGCTTCGGCGTCGCGGTCATCACCGATATCCACGAGGTGGAGCAGGTGAAGCCGGCCGCCGAGGTCATTGACGTGCTGCAGCTGCCGGCATTTCTCGCCCGCCAGACAGACCTGGTCGTCGCCATTGCCCGCGCTGGCAAGCCCATCAATGTCAAGAAGCCCCAGTTTCTGAGCCCCACCCAGATGGGGAATATTGTCAGCAAGTGCCGCGAAGCGGGCAACGATCAGGTTATCCTCTGTGAGCGCGGCACCTGTTTTGGTTACGATAATCTGGTGGTGGACATGCTGGGCTTCCGCCAGATGCGCCAGGCTACCGGTAACTGCCCGGTGATCTTCGATGTCACCCACAGCCTGCAGTGCCGCGATCCGCTGGGAACCGCCTCAGGAGGGCGTCGCGCCCAGGCCCTGGAGCTGGCCCGTTCCGGCATGGCCATTGGCCTGGCCGGGCTCTTTCTGGAGGCGCACCGCGACCCCGATCAGGCTCGCTGCGACGGCCCCAGCGCCCTGCCCCTCCATATGCTTCATCCCTTTCTGGAGCAGGTGAAGGCGGTGGATGACCTGGTCAAGAGCCTGCCCGTCCTTGATATTCACTGA
- a CDS encoding alpha/beta hydrolase — protein MLRTLVMLMLLAGIFYGLLVLGMYLLQARLLFFPSSRLEATPGDIGLDYRDVRFQAADDTRLHGWFVPVPQARATVIFFHGNAGNISHRLQTIRVFHDLGLSVLIFDYRGYGLSEGTPDEKGLQLDAVAAWQAALAQPEVDAERIVFWGRSLGGSIAACGALQAQRQGGAPVAVVLESTFTSLPDLAAQLYPFLPARRLSRFHFDTRDAAAQLVSPLLVVHSRDDEVVPFSHGEELSAISGPEAFVVLRGGHNDGFLRDAQTYRQGVEAFLRRHLP, from the coding sequence ATGCTGCGGACACTTGTGATGCTGATGTTACTGGCTGGAATTTTCTATGGGTTGCTGGTGCTGGGCATGTATCTGCTGCAGGCGCGCCTGCTCTTCTTCCCCAGCTCTCGTCTGGAGGCGACTCCGGGGGATATTGGCCTGGACTATCGTGATGTGCGTTTTCAGGCCGCCGATGATACCCGGCTGCACGGCTGGTTTGTGCCGGTACCGCAGGCCCGGGCCACGGTGATTTTCTTTCACGGCAACGCCGGGAACATATCCCATCGCCTGCAGACCATCAGGGTTTTCCACGATCTTGGCCTGTCAGTGCTGATTTTTGACTATCGCGGTTATGGGCTCAGCGAGGGCACGCCCGATGAAAAGGGCCTGCAGCTTGATGCCGTTGCGGCCTGGCAGGCAGCGCTGGCCCAACCGGAAGTGGATGCGGAGCGTATTGTCTTCTGGGGGCGCTCCCTGGGTGGTTCCATTGCCGCCTGTGGAGCGCTCCAGGCCCAGCGGCAGGGGGGAGCGCCTGTTGCCGTGGTGCTGGAGTCCACCTTCACCTCCCTGCCCGACCTGGCGGCCCAGCTCTATCCTTTTCTGCCCGCGCGCCGGCTCAGTCGCTTTCACTTTGATACTCGCGACGCTGCCGCGCAGCTGGTCAGCCCCTTGCTGGTGGTGCACAGCCGTGATGATGAGGTCGTGCCCTTCAGCCATGGCGAGGAACTCTCTGCCATCAGCGGCCCCGAGGCCTTTGTGGTCTTGCGGGGAGGGCATAATGATGGATTTTTACGGGATGCGCAGACCTATCGACAGGGAGTCGAGGCCTTCCTGCGGCGGCACCTGCCGTAG
- the rsmH gene encoding 16S rRNA (cytosine(1402)-N(4))-methyltransferase RsmH, which produces MSTTFHHIPVLADAVLSSLGPALNAEQPLLVDCTVGGGGHSSLILEHCPSVRIIGIDQDPAALQACSDRLGERFTPLRGNFAQLHRLLKQANVAPSSVNGFLYDLGVSSHQLDTPERGFSFLSDGPLDMRMDPSAPLSAADVVNTYSEEELARIIHAYGEERHSRRVARVIAACRREKPFTTTKELADLIHRDIAKFYRNESIHPATRTFQALRIEVNGELDAITTSLESALTYLRPGGILAVISFHSLEDRIIKQFFRQHASTCICPPEVWQCRCQHQPLLEILTRKPLIADEAEKQLNPRSRSAKLRVARRTSA; this is translated from the coding sequence GTGAGTACGACTTTTCACCATATTCCCGTCCTGGCGGACGCCGTGCTGAGCAGCCTTGGCCCTGCCCTGAACGCAGAGCAGCCATTACTGGTGGACTGCACCGTCGGCGGCGGCGGCCACAGCTCTCTGATTCTGGAACACTGCCCCAGCGTCCGCATCATCGGTATCGACCAGGACCCCGCCGCGCTGCAGGCCTGCAGTGACAGGCTGGGCGAGCGTTTCACTCCCCTGCGAGGCAACTTCGCCCAGCTGCACCGCCTGCTGAAGCAGGCCAATGTGGCACCATCCTCGGTCAACGGATTTCTCTATGACCTGGGCGTCTCCTCCCACCAGCTGGACACCCCCGAGCGGGGATTCTCCTTCCTCAGCGATGGCCCCCTGGACATGCGCATGGATCCATCGGCGCCCCTGAGCGCGGCCGATGTGGTCAATACCTACAGTGAAGAGGAGCTGGCGCGGATCATTCACGCCTATGGCGAAGAACGGCACAGCCGCAGAGTGGCCCGGGTTATCGCCGCCTGCCGTCGGGAAAAGCCCTTTACCACCACCAAAGAACTGGCCGACCTCATTCATCGTGATATCGCCAAATTCTATCGCAACGAGTCCATCCATCCGGCAACCCGCACCTTCCAGGCCCTGCGCATAGAGGTGAATGGGGAGCTGGACGCCATCACCACCTCACTGGAAAGCGCCCTGACATACCTGCGCCCCGGTGGCATACTGGCCGTCATCTCCTTCCACTCCCTGGAAGATCGCATTATCAAGCAATTTTTCCGTCAACACGCAAGCACGTGTATCTGCCCACCGGAAGTCTGGCAGTGCCGTTGCCAGCACCAGCCGCTCCTGGAAATTCTCACTAGAAAACCCCTGATCGCCGATGAAGCCGAAAAGCAGCTCAATCCCCGCTCCCGCAGCGCCAAACTGCGTGTCGCCCGCAGAACTTCCGCCTGA
- a CDS encoding J domain-containing protein: MFKYARESQRLLGVDHTHTVAQIKAAFRACVKKYHPDVLGNTPGSVRYFQHINRVYSELLQYKSTHPDAAPNQVPQANRASARPAPAHRDFNRQHRAAQTRPAARAPRKESRPPSQEQLLLKKMQKMQKGAFTVDPLVAEMGIEALIMRCEFSDNYYVKREAIKALIFKGTPEAVKGILYLQKSSDNDAREIIDELLFQSDDRFKRMMENDGGANPFFAWVSKLVNGIVRVFDSSVRPTTHP; this comes from the coding sequence ATGTTCAAATACGCAAGGGAATCCCAAAGGCTTCTGGGTGTCGACCACACCCATACCGTTGCCCAGATCAAGGCAGCCTTCCGTGCCTGCGTAAAGAAATATCATCCGGATGTTCTGGGCAACACTCCCGGCAGCGTCCGCTATTTCCAGCATATCAACCGCGTCTACAGCGAACTGCTGCAGTACAAGAGCACCCACCCCGATGCCGCTCCCAATCAGGTGCCCCAGGCAAACAGAGCCTCCGCTCGTCCGGCGCCGGCCCACCGTGACTTCAACCGCCAACACAGGGCGGCCCAGACACGGCCCGCAGCCCGCGCGCCCCGTAAGGAAAGCCGCCCACCATCCCAGGAGCAACTGCTGCTGAAAAAAATGCAGAAGATGCAGAAAGGCGCATTCACGGTCGATCCCCTGGTGGCCGAGATGGGTATCGAAGCCCTGATCATGCGCTGTGAATTCAGTGACAATTATTACGTAAAACGCGAGGCCATCAAAGCGCTCATCTTCAAGGGCACTCCTGAGGCAGTCAAAGGCATACTCTACCTGCAGAAAAGCTCCGACAACGACGCCAGAGAAATTATCGACGAGCTGCTCTTCCAGTCCGATGACCGCTTCAAGCGCATGATGGAGAACGACGGCGGCGCAAACCCCTTCTTCGCCTGGGTCAGCAAGCTGGTCAACGGCATCGTGCGGGTATTTGACAGCTCCGTGCGCCCCACCACCCATCCGTGA
- a CDS encoding sugar phosphate nucleotidyltransferase, whose protein sequence is MKAVIMAGGFGTRIQPLTNSLPKPMIPVAGRPMMEHIVRKLRDSGITDIVILLFYMPEIVQNHFGDGSELEVRITYVLPNDDYGTAGAVKCAEAHIDESFLIISGDLVTDFDLNTIIRAHQQSREMVTITLTSVPNPLQFGVVVTDKNHRIVKFLEKPGWGEVFSDTINTGIYVLEKEIFQHIPEKTNFDFSKDLFPLLMKRQIPIHGFNAHGYWRDVGNPDSYRECMDEFFSGAFSLDVGIECQVTPSATIRAHPSTSYQSTLLEGINIIGANTIIEPYAKLTNCIIGDNCHIKSGCELENCIIWNSCTVGEESVLHHTVMCNNVHIAEKVHIPHGAIIAENVTIEKQVEIEKDITIWPDKHIEEAAIVSSNVIWGDKFKATIFESGAIRGFTNIQISADFAAKIGAALASFLPRNSTIIMSRDYHKASRMIKRSFLGGVLSAGVNVIDMRLNPAPVNRFKLENNELLAGGVHFQQCSDNIDETIMTFFDAGGNVIDSAAEKAIERLFFREKFRKAAHDEVGDIYDDSGLPKNYLDTFLATINRKAISAARFKIVLDLSFGATINVFPEILSKLGCEMIVLNAYENPDGLSRSATQLQDAVNDVRSIVQSTSADLGFILFPDGEHFLMVGDKGNVRADHQLILFTLQLLHDYARLKQSIQKVYIPVSAPSVLDEAISPHVKITRGKFVGLQGSALGDTDLIAYHNGLIAFREFSSAFDGMYSIAKILELLATVGKPASEIFSAIPAYAFLSSSISCPSEFKGTVMRKMSEDAITREASFVDGIKILMENSSIHMIPDQHQPAVHLYCEHRDEESARQLLEEYKGKIRQWINEA, encoded by the coding sequence ATGAAAGCAGTCATCATGGCCGGCGGTTTTGGTACCAGGATTCAACCATTGACCAACAGTCTTCCCAAACCCATGATCCCTGTGGCGGGAAGGCCCATGATGGAGCACATTGTCAGAAAGCTCCGCGACAGCGGCATTACCGATATCGTCATCCTCCTCTTCTATATGCCCGAAATCGTCCAGAACCATTTCGGCGATGGCAGCGAGCTCGAGGTGCGTATCACCTATGTCCTTCCCAACGATGACTATGGCACTGCCGGCGCGGTCAAGTGCGCCGAGGCTCATATTGACGAAAGCTTTCTCATCATCAGCGGCGACCTGGTAACCGACTTTGACCTCAACACCATCATCCGCGCCCATCAGCAGTCGCGGGAGATGGTGACCATCACCCTGACTTCCGTTCCCAACCCGCTGCAGTTCGGCGTGGTGGTGACCGATAAAAACCACCGCATCGTCAAATTTCTGGAAAAACCGGGCTGGGGCGAGGTCTTTTCCGATACCATCAACACCGGCATCTATGTTCTGGAAAAGGAAATCTTTCAACACATTCCCGAGAAAACCAACTTTGACTTCAGCAAGGATCTCTTCCCCCTGCTGATGAAGCGCCAGATACCCATTCATGGATTCAACGCCCACGGCTACTGGCGCGACGTGGGCAACCCCGATTCCTACCGGGAGTGCATGGATGAATTTTTCAGCGGCGCCTTCAGCCTGGATGTGGGTATAGAATGCCAGGTCACACCCAGCGCCACCATCCGCGCCCATCCCTCAACCAGCTACCAGAGCACCCTCCTGGAAGGTATCAACATCATCGGTGCCAACACGATCATTGAACCGTACGCCAAACTCACCAACTGCATTATCGGCGACAACTGCCACATCAAAAGTGGTTGCGAGCTGGAAAACTGTATCATCTGGAACAGTTGCACTGTGGGCGAGGAATCTGTTCTGCACCATACGGTCATGTGCAATAACGTGCACATCGCCGAGAAGGTGCATATACCCCACGGAGCCATCATTGCCGAAAACGTCACCATCGAAAAACAGGTTGAAATCGAAAAGGACATCACCATCTGGCCGGATAAACACATTGAGGAGGCAGCCATAGTGTCCAGCAATGTCATTTGGGGCGACAAGTTCAAAGCCACTATTTTCGAAAGCGGGGCCATCCGCGGCTTTACCAACATTCAGATATCCGCTGACTTTGCCGCCAAGATCGGCGCGGCCCTGGCATCTTTCCTGCCCCGCAACTCCACCATTATCATGTCGCGGGACTACCACAAGGCTTCGCGCATGATCAAGCGCTCCTTCCTGGGCGGAGTACTCTCGGCAGGGGTCAATGTCATCGACATGCGCCTCAATCCAGCCCCTGTCAACCGCTTCAAGCTTGAAAACAATGAACTGCTGGCCGGTGGAGTTCACTTTCAGCAGTGCAGCGACAATATCGACGAAACCATCATGACCTTCTTCGACGCGGGCGGCAATGTCATCGACTCGGCGGCGGAAAAGGCCATTGAGCGCCTGTTCTTCCGGGAGAAATTCCGCAAGGCCGCCCACGATGAAGTGGGAGACATCTACGACGACTCGGGACTGCCGAAAAACTATCTGGACACCTTCCTGGCCACCATCAACCGCAAGGCTATTTCCGCCGCCCGTTTCAAGATCGTTCTGGATCTGAGCTTCGGCGCCACCATCAATGTCTTCCCCGAGATTCTCAGCAAGCTCGGCTGCGAAATGATCGTCCTCAACGCCTACGAAAATCCCGACGGGCTCTCCCGCTCTGCCACCCAGCTGCAGGATGCCGTCAACGATGTGCGCTCCATCGTGCAGTCCACATCGGCTGACCTTGGGTTCATTCTCTTCCCCGATGGAGAGCACTTCCTGATGGTGGGCGACAAGGGCAATGTGCGGGCGGATCACCAGCTGATCCTCTTTACCCTCCAGCTCCTCCACGACTACGCCCGCCTCAAGCAGAGCATTCAGAAGGTCTATATTCCGGTCTCCGCCCCCAGTGTTCTGGATGAGGCCATTTCCCCACATGTCAAGATTACCCGTGGCAAGTTTGTCGGGCTGCAGGGCTCTGCCCTGGGCGATACGGATCTGATTGCCTACCACAATGGCCTGATCGCGTTCCGCGAGTTTTCCAGTGCCTTCGACGGCATGTACTCCATCGCCAAGATCCTGGAACTGCTGGCCACGGTCGGCAAGCCGGCTTCCGAGATATTCAGCGCCATCCCGGCCTATGCCTTCCTCAGCAGCAGCATCTCCTGCCCCAGCGAATTCAAGGGCACCGTGATGCGCAAGATGAGTGAAGACGCCATCACCAGAGAGGCAAGCTTTGTGGATGGCATCAAGATCCTTATGGAAAACAGCAGCATCCACATGATTCCCGACCAGCACCAGCCCGCAGTGCACCTGTACTGCGAGCACCGCGACGAGGAGTCTGCCAGGCAGCTGCTGGAAGAGTACAAGGGCAAAATCCGCCAGTGGATCAACGAGGCCTGA
- a CDS encoding LamG domain-containing protein, translating into MKHELASCNVKHQKGSLLIVAVFLITVVAAMGIAVTSVFSGTTLAGLGIHRDTQAKSQDRYRFLTGTPPEVIRPLGNADLIIGLQDGSAPLTPEQILRRTGNIMLSENFQSWGFPGGHATGSNPEAGILQLKTPGASSQGYTSTNLQLCDMGGEEVVFRVYYDGRAAVRVNSFTLTIGLHSGAQIVRHFTAFNRSNGNVTAGMIEFSLGVFNPGLDIASVRLEFNWQSTGDRYLILSNFYLGPENGCGDSGQGGLGQQELVIGEDGALLFGNLVNGEPLAYSNLPAHAWVEETFLMGAAERPFRAFFRFQTFPGQTANDARGTQGGFTFTLFPGDHNFLCTNASKSGDQQQGSHLGFANLEATEVKINFQPDILEDCGSNLCAWHSGTNATSIRNMKVPVPDGYLPDYSETFGNRGNGWRYGWTSEFYGPPRYRTTLTNPADSNLSADENLRWDTFNHMALVWGTTAWWAREWELALPNGQYLVTLGAGDPRYSDQDNTMLVEGVRFADPDPYATTLGTGGDFDLWNNVEVGVYDGRLTVAPEADRNAKISFIEVRPAGCDPAEDSPRMAIEFDLHQEEHLGDPAANHVAFLSTASVEHGATGNPPCATATQFGGEGGCTYNPSQANWLEYQASAGVEPHTYATRIELSRQQCDLADPAKNLLVLVWVCNPGESCHSDSTFGDVTSPYPQWSQNSFQYCTSFPEQEGISTEALFQQLKAGFTFATGDIPFGLKISDLAIYPSARATGSHWPFDAGNRGPGIVVGHSYSPDTPSGAGQSLAGGYTFLEDSSTFNIATQNFSLSAWVKLSAMPTQPRVIAGKGGSGGSNGYSLLVDTQGYVIFQVRDSNGTMRSVRSERPLQLGEWEHLAGILQRANPEHSTVANQLRLYLGGNRQLGETSGSSHDLHGRSLHTPSLFAIGNVHDGNMFSAATFPGLIDEVRIYPDFVLYNATIRDMYTNRW; encoded by the coding sequence ATGAAGCATGAACTGGCATCCTGCAACGTCAAACACCAGAAGGGTTCACTGCTCATCGTGGCTGTTTTCCTGATTACCGTGGTCGCCGCCATGGGCATTGCGGTCACCTCGGTTTTCAGCGGCACAACGCTGGCCGGACTCGGGATACACCGCGATACCCAGGCAAAGTCCCAGGATCGCTACCGATTTCTCACCGGCACACCACCTGAAGTCATCCGCCCCCTGGGCAACGCGGATCTGATCATCGGGCTGCAGGATGGCTCCGCGCCCCTGACCCCCGAGCAGATACTCCGGCGTACCGGCAATATCATGCTCAGCGAGAACTTCCAGAGCTGGGGTTTTCCCGGTGGACACGCGACTGGATCCAATCCTGAAGCCGGCATCCTGCAGCTGAAGACACCGGGAGCATCCAGCCAGGGCTACACCAGCACCAACCTGCAGCTGTGTGACATGGGAGGCGAAGAGGTGGTTTTCCGCGTCTACTACGATGGACGTGCCGCAGTGCGGGTAAATTCCTTTACCCTGACCATCGGGCTTCACAGCGGAGCCCAGATTGTCCGCCACTTCACGGCGTTCAACCGCTCCAACGGCAATGTCACGGCGGGAATGATCGAGTTCAGCCTCGGCGTCTTCAATCCCGGCCTGGACATCGCTTCGGTCAGGCTGGAGTTCAACTGGCAAAGTACTGGTGATCGTTACCTCATCCTCTCCAACTTCTACCTGGGGCCTGAAAACGGCTGTGGCGATTCCGGCCAGGGAGGACTCGGGCAGCAGGAACTGGTCATTGGCGAGGATGGAGCACTGCTCTTTGGCAATCTGGTAAACGGCGAACCCCTGGCCTACTCCAACCTGCCCGCCCACGCCTGGGTGGAGGAGACGTTTCTCATGGGGGCAGCTGAGCGACCCTTTCGCGCTTTCTTCCGCTTTCAGACCTTCCCCGGCCAGACGGCCAATGACGCGAGAGGCACCCAGGGTGGCTTTACCTTTACCCTCTTCCCGGGCGATCACAACTTTCTCTGCACCAATGCCAGCAAGAGCGGCGACCAGCAGCAGGGATCCCACCTGGGGTTTGCCAATCTGGAGGCGACAGAGGTGAAAATCAATTTTCAACCCGATATCCTGGAAGACTGCGGAAGCAACCTCTGTGCCTGGCACAGCGGCACCAATGCCACCAGCATCAGAAACATGAAGGTTCCGGTGCCCGATGGGTATCTGCCAGACTACAGTGAAACTTTCGGCAATCGCGGCAATGGCTGGCGCTATGGCTGGACCAGTGAATTCTACGGGCCTCCCCGCTATCGTACCACTCTGACCAATCCTGCTGATTCCAATCTGAGCGCAGATGAAAACTTGCGCTGGGATACCTTCAACCATATGGCCCTTGTCTGGGGCACCACCGCCTGGTGGGCCCGTGAGTGGGAACTGGCCCTGCCCAATGGGCAGTATCTGGTGACGCTGGGTGCCGGCGACCCCCGCTATTCCGATCAGGACAACACCATGCTGGTCGAGGGTGTGCGCTTTGCAGACCCCGATCCCTATGCCACAACCCTTGGGACGGGAGGAGATTTTGACCTGTGGAACAATGTGGAGGTGGGCGTCTATGACGGCAGGCTGACAGTGGCACCCGAGGCAGATCGCAATGCCAAGATCAGCTTTATCGAAGTGCGTCCGGCCGGCTGTGATCCTGCGGAGGACAGCCCCCGTATGGCCATCGAATTCGACCTGCACCAGGAAGAACACCTGGGAGATCCGGCGGCCAACCATGTGGCCTTTCTCTCCACAGCCAGTGTGGAGCACGGCGCAACGGGAAATCCCCCGTGCGCCACTGCGACACAGTTTGGCGGCGAAGGCGGGTGCACCTATAATCCTTCCCAGGCCAACTGGCTGGAGTATCAGGCTTCGGCAGGTGTGGAGCCGCACACCTATGCCACCCGTATCGAACTCTCCCGTCAGCAGTGCGATCTGGCTGATCCGGCAAAAAATCTGCTGGTGCTGGTCTGGGTCTGCAATCCAGGAGAAAGCTGCCACAGCGACAGTACCTTCGGGGATGTCACCAGCCCCTACCCACAGTGGAGTCAGAACTCATTTCAGTACTGCACCAGCTTTCCAGAGCAAGAGGGCATCAGCACCGAAGCCCTTTTTCAGCAGCTGAAAGCGGGGTTCACCTTTGCCACCGGCGACATTCCCTTTGGCCTGAAGATTTCCGACCTGGCCATCTACCCCAGTGCCAGGGCCACTGGCAGTCACTGGCCCTTTGATGCCGGCAACCGTGGCCCCGGCATCGTGGTGGGACACTCCTATTCCCCAGACACTCCATCCGGTGCGGGGCAATCCCTGGCTGGCGGCTACACCTTCCTGGAAGACAGCAGCACATTCAACATAGCCACGCAGAACTTCTCCCTGAGTGCCTGGGTCAAACTCAGTGCCATGCCCACCCAGCCACGGGTGATTGCCGGTAAGGGAGGATCCGGCGGCAGCAACGGCTACAGCCTGTTGGTAGACACCCAGGGATATGTCATCTTCCAGGTGCGCGACAGCAACGGCACCATGCGCTCGGTGCGCTCGGAACGCCCCCTGCAACTGGGGGAGTGGGAGCATCTCGCGGGTATTTTGCAGCGGGCCAATCCCGAGCACAGCACCGTGGCAAATCAGCTGCGTCTCTACCTCGGTGGCAACCGTCAGCTGGGAGAAACAAGCGGTTCCAGCCATGACCTCCACGGCCGCAGCCTGCACACGCCGAGCCTGTTCGCCATCGGCAATGTCCATGATGGAAATATGTTCAGCGCAGCGACCTTTCCCGGGCTTATCGACGAGGTCCGCATCTACCCGGATTTTGTCCTGTACAACGCCACCATACGGGATATGTACACCAACCGCTGGTAA
- a CDS encoding PulJ/GspJ family protein yields the protein MIDSRNHREQGFSLLELILTMVIIGILSAASAPMVGSAINAYFTARQMSDELMQVNMAMERVSRELRGALAIDTNSDQTTVRFTRRSDSQEVCFRLNQGRIWRHTGNCANPGHPLTGAVFEAGSTFLYGSFGTNCTNPQLQDSAAAPQNAHLVQLHLTSSTYGAFRTSVYVNTAANPCHL from the coding sequence ATGATCGACAGCAGAAACCATCGCGAACAGGGCTTCTCCCTGCTGGAGCTGATCCTCACCATGGTCATCATCGGCATTCTATCTGCCGCTTCGGCTCCCATGGTGGGCAGTGCGATCAATGCCTACTTCACGGCCCGGCAGATGTCCGATGAACTGATGCAGGTCAATATGGCCATGGAGCGCGTCAGCCGTGAACTGCGGGGAGCGCTTGCCATCGATACCAACAGCGACCAGACCACCGTGCGCTTTACCCGACGTTCCGATAGCCAGGAGGTCTGCTTCCGCCTGAACCAGGGCAGAATCTGGCGGCATACGGGCAACTGTGCGAACCCGGGGCATCCGCTCACGGGTGCGGTTTTCGAAGCAGGCTCGACATTTCTCTACGGGAGCTTTGGAACAAACTGCACAAACCCTCAACTGCAAGACAGTGCTGCTGCGCCGCAGAATGCCCACCTGGTTCAGCTGCACCTGACATCGTCCACCTACGGCGCCTTTCGCACCAGCGTCTACGTGAATACCGCTGCCAACCCCTGCCACCTGTAA
- a CDS encoding type II secretion system protein, whose translation MVRQPHQRGFSLLELLVFIIVVGLAAAAILGVFAPVLQGSPTNADILRRTYLAMERVELSYARGSTQDFASWCPQSTPLCQPLDNSVITAGSANCYADGDDANAYHCDISVQISQNSVNTTMVFTDIYLSREEP comes from the coding sequence ATGGTCAGGCAACCACACCAGCGCGGCTTCTCCCTTCTCGAGTTGCTGGTCTTTATCATCGTCGTCGGACTGGCCGCTGCGGCCATATTGGGAGTATTCGCCCCGGTACTGCAGGGCTCGCCCACCAATGCCGATATCCTGCGACGAACCTACCTGGCCATGGAACGGGTGGAGCTGAGCTACGCCCGGGGCAGCACACAGGATTTTGCCAGCTGGTGCCCCCAGAGTACACCGCTCTGTCAGCCTCTTGACAACAGCGTCATCACTGCGGGCAGCGCGAACTGTTACGCCGATGGCGATGACGCAAACGCGTACCACTGCGACATTTCAGTACAGATCAGCCAGAACAGTGTGAACACAACCATGGTCTTTACGGATATCTACCTCTCACGGGAGGAGCCATGA
- a CDS encoding prepilin-type N-terminal cleavage/methylation domain-containing protein, with product MQRGFTLLELLLVMIIVSVLGGVAIMNWPGQNLEQGVSVQRLVSDIRYAQLRVMACENCDRGEMVFSVNPPEYRFFLYRDATATAEAFADGEMIRDLEPTGLSFSGTLGFDATFGEPTINLPPDSGICVFPETGYVEAGPCS from the coding sequence ATGCAAAGAGGCTTTACCCTGCTGGAGCTGCTGCTGGTCATGATTATCGTAAGCGTGCTGGGTGGAGTGGCGATCATGAACTGGCCTGGCCAGAATCTGGAGCAGGGGGTGTCGGTCCAGAGGCTGGTCAGCGATATCCGCTACGCGCAACTGCGGGTGATGGCCTGCGAAAACTGCGACCGGGGTGAAATGGTATTCAGCGTCAATCCCCCTGAGTACCGTTTTTTCCTGTACCGCGACGCCACCGCTACCGCTGAAGCATTCGCGGACGGGGAAATGATACGGGATCTTGAGCCAACTGGCCTGAGCTTCAGCGGTACTCTGGGTTTTGACGCTACCTTCGGCGAACCCACCATCAACCTGCCCCCGGACAGCGGCATCTGCGTCTTCCCGGAAACCGGCTATGTGGAAGCGGGACCATGCAGCTAA